In the genome of Streptomyces lydicus, the window TGTCCGCTGCCTGGCCCGCGGTCAGGATGACGCCAGTGGGCGGCACTTGCAGTCGGCGGCGAGGTGGACCTTGCTGGTTTGCCCGCCCCTGGAGCGTCCGAGGAGGGCGGCCTTCAGCCGGAGTTTGTGCCGCCGCCGGATGCGTCGTCGCTCTTCCCGCGCGGGGTCGCTTTCGGGCTCCTGCCCGCTTTGTTCTTCGAGGCCGCCCCTTTTGACCTGGCCTTCTCCTCCTCGGCGGCAGCTTTCTCCAGGGCGGTGACGACGTCCTCGCCGAGGTGTATCCCCGCCGCGTCATGGTGAGCCCGGGCGGTGGTGGAGTCGATGCTGACCAGCGACAGGTCCACATCACCACGCTTCGCGGCCTCCGCGATCAGGCCCTCCAGCAGAGCCTCGAAGACACCGGCGTCACGCCACTGCCGGAAGCGGTTGTGGACGGTCGACCAGGCGCCGAACTCCGTCGGCATCTCCCGCCACTGCCCGCCCGTCTTGAACCGCCAGATCACGCCCTCGAACTGCTGCCGCAGCCGCGCGGGGTACGGGCCGTACTCGCCGATCGGCAGGTACGGCTCGATGAACTCCCACTCAGGGTCGGTCAGTTGTACGCGCGTCACGTAAGACGGTCTATCGGACCGAACCCTGCCACGAAGGCACATCACACAGATTGATCACGACTCGATACGCGCCCTAGTACTGCAACGGTGTTTGTGCTGATGGTTGGGCAGTTCTATGGGCTGTGTCCGCGTCGTGTGTAGTGACTGATGCGGGCTTGGTGTTGTCGTTTTCGGCGCCAGTGTGACCAGTGCAGGATGTAGTCGACGGGGGTGGGTTGGCGGTCGGTGAGGCGGGTGATCAGGCGTCTGATCTCGGCGAGGCTGAGGTGGATGAGCTGGGAGGATCCGTTTCTGCTTTCCCGGCATCGAGGTCCCGGGCTCGCAGGACGGTCAGGCAGGCGTGGGCAGCGATGGCCAGGGTGATGTGGCGGTGCCAGCCTGGGTAGCGGCGGACTTGGTAGTCGTCCAGGCCGCACTCCTGCTTCGCCGTCTGGAAGCATTCTTCGACGGCCCACCGGCTGCCGGCGATATGGATCAACTCGTCCAAGGTGGCACCGGAGGGGCAGTAGGCGATGTAGTAGGAGAGCTCTTCGGGCCGGCGGACACTGCGACGTGCGAGGACCCAGTGGCGGCGGCCCTCGCGGTGCCAGGGACGGACCTCGACACGCGCCCAGTCGAACACCCGCGGTCCGTGGGCGCCGCGTCCGCAGGAGCGGCGTTTCCACTTCTGCCGTGGCAGACCGGTGAACAGGTCCTGAACCGGATGGTCCAGGGCCCAGCGGGTGACCACGGTGTCGTGGCGGGTGGTGGCCATGACGTGGAAGACATCGGCCTGCTCCAGTTCGGAGCGCCAGCCCTTGCTGAAGCCGTAGGCGGCATCGGCGGTCACCCACCGGAACGGGATCTTGTCCGCGATCGCACGGCGGACCATCTTCTTGGCCATGACGACCTTGGTCTCGAAGCCGACCTCGTCGTCGATACCGGCCCGGCGGCATCTCTCGCGGTCGTCTGTCCAGGATGCGGGCAGATACAGCCTGCGGTCGATCAGTGTCCGGCCGCCGCCGGCTGCATAGGCGAGGAACACTCCGACCTGGCAGTTCTCTGTGCGTCCGGCAGTCCCGGAGTACTGACGCTGGACACCTGCCGAACGGGTCCCTTTCTTGAGGAAGCCGGTGTCGTCCACGATGAGCACGGCTTCGCGGTCGCCGAGGTTCTCGACGACGTAGTCGCGGACATCGTCGAGGACCTCATCGGCTTCCCACTCGATCCGGTTCAGCAGCCGATGGATACGGTCCGGAGCTGCATGACCGGCCTGTTCAGCCAGCGTCCAGCCGTTCTTCCGCTCCAGCGGAGCAATCAGCCCCCGCATATAGGCAAGCGCCGACTCCCGTGGCTCCGTCCTGGAAAACCGATGCACAAACCGCTCATGCACAGCGTCCAGTTCACCGGCCCACACCCTGACATCAGCAAGGTCCCCACCCATGCTCAGACCAACGACCGGCCTGCCCAACTGTCACGGCAAACACCGTTGCAGTACTAGGTGTATTGACCTGGAGCGTTGTTCACACGGCTGATGGGTGGCTTGCCGCCGAGTGCGGTGTGGCTGCGGTGGTGGTTGTAGGTGTGGAGGAAGCCTGCGAGGGCTTCCGTGCGTTCGGTGTTGCTGGTGTAGGGGCGGCTGTAGGCCCATTCGTCGAGCAGGGTGCGGTTGAAGCGTTCCACTTTGCCGTTGGTCTGTGGCCGGTAGGGCCGGATGCGTTTGTGGGCGATGCCGACCGCGGTGAGGGTCCGCGTGAACAGCTTGGACTTGTAGCAGGAGCCGTTGTCGGTCAGGACGCGCTCGACGGTTATCCCGTGCGAGGCGAAGAAGGCTTGGGCCCGGCACCAGAAGGCGCTCGCGGTTTCCTTGCGTTCGTCGACGAGGACTTCGCTGTAGGCCAGGCGGGAGTGGTCGTCGACGGCGGAGTGGATGTAGCTGTAGCCGATCACCGGCTTGCGGCCCTTGCGCTGGTCGGTGGTGGCCTGCTTGTTGTGGGCGCCCGCGGTCCTGCCGACCGTGCGCCAGCCGCCGCCGTCGGGGATGTTGCCGAGTTTCTTGATGTCGACGTGGATCATCTCGCCGGGCCGGGCTCGTTCGTAGCGGCGGATCGGCTCGCCGGTCGGCCGGTCGAGCCAGGCCAGCCGGTGCAGGCCACGGCGGGTCAGGACCCGATGGACGGTCGAGGCCGGCAGGCCCAGGATCGGGCCGATCCTGGCCGGACCCAGCTTGCGGGTTTGTCGCAGCGTGCAGACACGGTCTTCGAGGTCAGGGGCCGTGCGGTGTGGGGTCCTGTGCGGTCGGCTGGAGCGGTCTTGCAGGCCGACGTCGCCTTCTGCCAGCCACCGTCGCATCCACTTGTGGGCCGTGGGCCGCGATATGCCCATTTCGGCGGCGACGTGGGCCACGGGCCGTCCGCAGCGGACACGTTCGACCAGCAGCCGCCTGCCGTGAATGGTCAGCCGGGCATTACGGTGGGACACGAAGACCTCCGTGTGGTGAAGCGTAGACACCTCCACCACATCGGAGGTCTTCGCCGTTGATCAAGCCGGGCGGCTGTTAACAACGCTCGTGATCAATACACCTAGTGGCCCAGGACGCGAAGTGCTTCCTGCGCCGCGGTCACTACACCGCTCCACAGTGGTGATTGCAGGAACGCGATGTCGTCGGCGTCTCGGCCGATGGCGTCCAGGATTTCGTCGAGCCGGTCGGCGAGGCACTGCATCACTTCGACCTCGGCAGCGTCAGCCAGCGTTTGCCCCAGTGCGGCGGCGGGGTTATCGAGGACCGTGGTGTCGTCGTAGAGAGTGTTGACGTTCAGCGTGAAGTCGTCGAAGAAGTCGGCGTGCGGGTAGATCCGATCGATCCAGACTCGCTGCTGGTAGTCGGAATCCGATAGCGCTTTCACTGCCGAGATGATCTCTTGTCGCATCTCCGGAAATTTCACGATGTCGCCGCTCACGGTTTGTTCCATTCCTTCCACTTGATCCACTCGGTCACGGGGATGTGAGCTTCGCGGGCGTTCTCCTTGATGGAGCCCGCGATGGGCTTCCCGCTCCTGCCGATGATTTTACCCCCAGAGTTGATCACCACGTGATCAACCTGCTGATACACCTGCGAGTTCGAGGTTTCTCCCTTGTCGATGCGGACGCCGTTACCCTTACCGTCATTCCATCGGTACCCAACCCCCTTGTTGTTGAACGTTTCGTACCCCTTCAGTGAGTCCGGTACCTTCCGGTAAGCCTCGCGGCTCATCCAGCCGTCGATCTTTCCGGTGGCCTTTTCCACCTTCATGGCCTCGGTCAGTTCTTCGGCCTTGATGGCTGCCTTTCCTGCTTTCATCCAGCGAAGGAGGATTACCGACCCAATAAGACGTTCGGAGCCGGACATCTTTTCTCCGGTCACCGAATTCGTGCCGGTGATCGCCTCTGCTATGCCCTTGACGTCGCCGACCCCGGGTAGGAGGTCGAGCGCAGCGGACACAATTTGCTGCACCACCTTGTTCTCTTCGGGTGTCGTGTGCCCGCGAAAAGGTCACCGCTGAGGTCAAGATCCTTGAAGGCGTTCAGGGCTCCGGAGGCGATCTCAGATTTGAGTGCTTTGAGGGTCTTGTTCATGCCGGCTACAGCAGCGTTGGCCTGGTCTATGCCGGCATTGGCCCGGTCGAGCGCCGCATTGATCCCGTCGAGGGCGCGATTCATCTGTGCGACGCCCTCATTCATCTCATTGATGCTGCGATTCATCTCGGCTACGGCTGAATTCAATCCGTCCAGGGCGCTGTCCATCTGGTTGAAGCCGGAGTTCATCTTTTTGAACGCCGCATCGATTTCGGGATCCGACATGAGTTCGTTAACGTCATTAAGCAGGATCGCGAGGTAGCGGGTAACCTCAACTACGGCGTGGAGGTATTCTTTCCCCTTCTCCACCTCTCGCTGAATGGCGGGCCAGTCTTTCTTTGCGGCTGCCAGCTCCGAGGCCAGACTTCTGAGGAACTCCTCTTGTGTCTTTTGGTCTACCACTTTGGCCTTATCGGCCTGGGCTTTCTTGAGCCAGGAGGCCTTCTCTATCTCCTTTTTTAAGTTGACGAGAAGGTCCCCGGACTCCGCATCCCAATCGTGCTCTGCTGCATAGAACATGACGAGGGCGATTGCGGCGCCCGCCCGGGTGGTGGCGTACTGCTTGGCGCACTTCAACTTTTCCGCGAGCGGTAGATTCTCGCATTGAGGTATCAGTAGTGCCGGAGCTGCGTGTGGTGGGGTCGGAGAAGCCCAGGCGACCCCCATCCCTCCGGTGAGAAAAACTGACAACGTCAGAATTAACGCTGCAATCCTGGTTTTACGGTGATGGTTCATGATTCCTGGCAAGAGTGAGACAGCGGGAAGGCGGAGCGGAGTGGCCGGTTGCCCTGGTGCTGGGCAGCAGTCGATGCCTTCCAGGCGTAGATGCGCCGGGAAGGGCTCTGTCGACTAGATGCGGCGCAGGAAGCCCGAAAGCGCCTGCCCGTGACCATATCTGCTCATTGCGAGGAGTGATCGCTGTTTTCCGGATAATCAGGCATAGTGGCTGATTGATTCTGTTCGGTCAGGGCAGGCCGGGGCGGACGGTCCGGTGGGTTGAGGCGGCGGTCCCCGTCATGCCCTCGCCCTTCAGCCACGAAGGGCGGGGCAGCCGAGGGTGCCGGAAGCCAGTGGCGCGTGCCGTTCAGCCGGGAGAGCACGTGAGTCGTTTAGCGCCCCGCTGAACATCCGCGGCTCACTTCTGCCTGTGTGGAGAGCACCCGGTCGGGCTCTCGAGGACGACACGCCACGGCGGCCCATCTCCGCCCGAGAGAGGAGCAGGACCACGAGGAGCCCGATCCGGACGCCCGGGGCCAACCCCGCGTACGCGAGCATGTGTTGACGCGGCCAGCGAGTGGCTGGACGCGGGCTGCCGGAGAGGAACTCGCGTGGACAAGCCTCCGGATGTGTCCGCTCGATCGCGCCGTGTGGCCGATGCGCTTTCCGGGCCTCGGCCGGACGGTCGGATCAAGTGCACTCCGGCGAAGAGATCGTTGTTCGTAGAGGGCGCGCAGCTGGCGTGCGCGCATCTTTACGCACTGGGCGGGGCTCAACCGCGGTTGGCCCAGGTTCCGTTAGCCGGGCGTCAATATGTTCCTGGCGACCACTCACGGTCGCCAGGAACATATTGACGCCGCCCCGCCGAACACTTCGGCGGGGCGATGCGATCACAGTGGAATCGAATGGGCTCAGGCTCGCTCTCGCACCTCGGTGCCGTCGTACGTCCCGCCGACGCAGGTGCCTAGCCCGGGCTCGATCTGCCAAACTTGCCCGCCTCCGTCCAGGCACTGTCGGGGGAAGATCCAAGCGTCCGCGTTGGCGAATCCCGCGCTTCCGAGCGTGAGAGCAGCGGTCCCGGCGCACAAGGCAACCGTTGTAAGGGCACGATGCATGGGGACATCCTCGGGTCGAATCGGCACCCATCCGTTGAAGGTGCGCCGCATCTGCGCCGTGTGTGCTTCCTGTGCGCCCCCTGCGTGTCTCGACTTTTCCTGTGGTGTGACCCCTTCCACTCGTATCTTGATCTGTTCCTCTCGGCCCGAGAGCGGACCACGACCTTTAACAGGTCGGAGCTAGCAGCCAGTTCAGCCAAGGGGAAGACGTGGACGAGCACGTGGGACCTGTACGCCGCCGGGCGGTGGAGGTCTGCGCGCAGCAGTGGTCCGATGCGCTGATCGACTTCGGTCCGTACAACACTCTGCTGCACTTCAAGGACACGAAGCGGGCGACGTTGGACGTCACCGATGCGGCGCCGCAGGCACTGACCTCGCTACTGAACGGCCGCACAACCCGTCTGGCCAGCCTTTTCCCGGCCTCTGCGGATCACAAAGCGGCGTGGGCGCGAGCGCGTGGTCTCCGCCGCAAGATGGTCGAGTTGGCGGAGGAACAAGGCATTGAGGCCGGTCGCCTGGCACTGGGCCTGGTGGGTGTCGAGCCCCCAACTACGCGTGGCAGCCGGCCGCTCGCAGCTCTGCGTGCTCCCCTTCTCCTTCAGCCGCTGACCATTGAACCACGCACCGCGACGGAGAACGACTTCGTTCTTGAAGCGGCGGGCGAAGCCGAGATCAACCCGGTTCTGCTCTACGCCCTGAGCCGCCAGTACGGCCTGGACGGTGACCTCGAGGCACTCACCGACAAGATCACGAACGCGGTCGACGAGTGCGCGGATCTCGATGACCGTACGCGTTGCGCCTATGAGGTGCTGCAGACGGCCTGCACGCGTAGCAATCTCACCGTCGTACTTGAAGAGCGCGTGGTAGCCGGCGTCTTCAGCTTCGACCGGCTTCCCATGGTCAATGACCTCGCCCAGTCGGTCGACCTATTGGCGAGCCACCCGGTGGTAGCGGCCCTTGCTAACGACAAGGAAGCCGAACGCGCCTTGCGTGTAGACGCAGTTCCCCGCGGTCCCTCCGGCGCGGACGCCATCACACCCCGGTCGGAGTACCTGGTCCGGGACGCTGATGGCTCTCAACACAGGGCCATCAGCGCCGCACTGGCCGGCGCCCACCTGGTCATCGAGGGGCCGCCAGGCACGGGCAAGAGCCAGACCATCGCCAACCTGATCGCCGCCTTCGCGGCACTGGGTAAACGCACGCTCTTCGTCGCCGAGAAGCGTGCCGCGATCGAAGCGGTGACCGACAACCTTGCCGAAGTTGACCTCGATGGGCTGGTCTTCGACCTGCACGGCAACAAACTCAGTCGCCGACAGACCGCCCAGCAGCTGTACGAGGCCCTGGAACGCGCCGGACAAGAACCCCCACCCCGCCCTGACGATCTCCACAGAAGTCTTGAAGGCCATCGACAGCAGGCACTGCAGCACGTCCAGGAGTTTCACCAGCCTCTGGAGCCCTGGGAGATCAGCCCGCACCAATTGCTCACGCATCTCATGGCCAGCCCCCGCGAGCAGCACACCCGACTGCGATTGCGCGACAGCGACCTGCACAGCCTCCACGGCGATCAGCTTATCCAGACCGCAAATGACCTCCGCGCGCTCGTGGCCAAGAACGGCCTCCTGGTGCGGCGTGGCTCATCCCCCTGGTCTCACCTGCCGGTTCGCTCCGACAGCGAACTGCATTCCGTCGTAGCCAGCCTCGACCAGCTCACCGGCCGTGCCCTGACAGACGCCCGATGCACCGTCGAGAAGCTGGTGGACACTGCGGGGCTGCGGCGGGCCGACGACGTCCAAGGATGGCAATCCCTTCTCACACTGCTGCACGACGTCACCACCACGCTCAGCCGCTTCGAGGCATCCGTCTTCGACTCTGACCTGAACAACATGATCGCCGCGACAGCCGACCGCGCCTGGCGCAAGGAGCACGCACTCAAAGTCGGTTGGTGGCAACGTCGAAAACTGACAGGAAGAGCACGGGGACTGGCCAAGGACGGCTGCCGTACCCGCTCCTTGCTGCACGCGGCACTCATGGACGCTGCCGATCAGAAGACCCAGTGGCAGGAACAGGCCGCTGCTGGCGACAGCAGTCCGTGGGCTGTTCCCGGCCTGTCCTCCGCCGTCGCCTCCTTCACAGAAGCACGCAATCAGCTTGCCGCGATAGCCCTGTGCGTGGACTGGCACGGATGGGAGAACACCTCCACCGGCGAAGTAGACCGGTTCATCCAGAGTCTTGACCAAGACCGAGAGACGCTGCTGCGGATGCCCGAGTTAAACCAGCTCACCGACCGCCTGGAGTCAGCCGGGCTCGGCCACCTGCTAGACGAGCTCGCCGAAATGGGCACCACGCCGGACAGCGCCGTAGGAACCCTGAACCACCTCTGGTGGGCCTCCGTCCTCGACGAGGCCCGCATGCAACAGCCCTACCTGCGCTCCTTCACCGGAACCGAGCACGACCACACGATCCAACAGTTCCAACGCCTCGACCGCACCCACCGCGACCTCAACCCTGCCCGCATCCGCTACCAAGTCGCCACCCGCCTGCGGAAAGCCCGCGACACCCACCCCGACCAGAACACCCTCGTCCGCACCCAGGCACACCGCAAATCCCGGCACCTGGCCCTGCGCAGACTCGTTGAGAAAGCGCCGGATGTCCTCATGGCCGCCAAACCGTGCTGGGCCATGTCCCCACTCGTCGTCAGCCGCGTCCTTCCCGCCACCCGGCTCTTCGACGTCGTCATCTTCGACGAAGCCAGCCAGGTCCTCCCGCACGACGCCATCACATCCATCATGCGCGCCCGCCAGGTCATCGTCGCCGGTGACCCGCACCAGCTCCCCCCGACGACCTTCTTCCAGAAACTTCTCAGCGGCGCAGAAGAAAACACCGATGACGAGGACTCCGGCGGCGCCGCACCCGATGCCTTTGAGTCCCTCCTCGACATGCTCTGTAGCCGGCTGCCCGTCCACACCCTCAAATGGCACTACCGCAGCCGCGATGAACGCCTCATCGCCTTCGCCAACCACACCATCTACAACGACAGACTCGTCACCTTCCCGGGCACCACCCAGGCCAGCCCGCTACGCCTGGACATCGTCGACGCCCAGGTACGCCCCGGCCAGTCCGGCTCGTCGGACGAAGAAGTACAGCGCGTCGTCGACCTCGCCCTGGCGCATGCCACCCACACACCGCACCAGAGCCTCGGCGTCATCACCATGGGCCAGCGCCACGCGGACCGGATCGACCTCGCTCTGAGGCAAGCCCTCCAGGAACATCCGGACCTGCAGGACTACTTCAGCCCCGAAGCAGGCCCACGCCGACGGTTCTTCGCCAAAAGCCTCGAACAAGTGCAAGGCGATGAACGTGACGCCATCATCCTCAGCATCGGCTACGGAAAGGCCGCCAATGGACGCCTGGCCATGAACTTCGGCCCGCTCAACAACGACGGGGGAGAACGGCGCCTTAACGTGGCCATCACCCGGGCCCGTCAGTCGATGACCGTCGTCACCTCCTTCACCCACCACGATTTCGACCTCTCCAAACTCCTGGCCACCCGGCACCGTGGCCCCGAAATGCTGCGTGCCTTTTTGGAGTACGCCTCCCACGGAGGGGACCTCCAGCGCACGGGAAGCGCACGCACCGACTGGAACCTGAATGGATTCGAACAGCAGATCCTCGCCGCTCTCGAAGCAGCTGACGTCCCGGTCACACCGCAATGGGGCGTTTCCGGTTACCGCATCGATTTCGCGCTCGGCCACCCCGAACGGCCTGGACGGATGATCCTCGCCGTCGAAACGGACGGCGACCGCTACCACCGAGCCCCCAGCGCCCGCGACCGCGACCGACTGCGCCAAGAGCACCTTCAACGACTGGGGTGGCGCTTCCACCGCATCTGGGCGTCCAGTTGGTTCGCCAACCCAAGCGCCGAACTCGAACGGCTCCTCGATGCCTGGAGAGACGCCACGGAGCGGGCCGACCGCACACCCGCCTCCGCCCCGATCCACCGCGTGCCAGCTTCGCCTCCGGCGGTCGGCCGTGGCGCTCGTCCCGCTGTGCCGCAAGGAGGACGCACCGGAGACTACAGCGACACCGACCTGCTCATGCTGGCCAACTGGCTTCTGAGCGACGGAAACCAGCTCGATCGTGACACCCGCGTAGGTCAGGCCCTCGCCGAGCTCGGCTTCAAACGCCGAGGTCGCGTGATCACTGAACGCCTCACCCGCGCCTTTGAACAGGCCCAGCACTCGGCAGACAAGGAACAGCAGTGATGAAAACGCTCGACGCCCTTACCCTTGAGCGCGTCGCTCGCCTCATCGTCGACATCGACGGACCCTTCGAGCGCCGCGGCTACCAGCTCGAACAACTCCTGCGACGCGCAGCCTGGCCATCACCTCCCGAGTATGACGGCTCCCCGCGCATCGTATGGCTGACGGACATCATGGCCGGAACCGATGATCACGCCGCTGTTAGTCGGCTGCTCTGCCGGATCTGTGACCCACTCGAATACGACGACGGCCTGTCTTCCGCCGACCTCATCCGCCAAGAGCTGAACAGCCTCCTGGCGGCCGAAGGAGTGGCCATCACCTACGTAGCCGGCCGCCCTGTCCTGGGAGAGGTCGGTGTCGACGGCCACAGCACGGTGTTCTCCGCCCCCGAGGATCTGGAAGAGCGCATTCGCCCCCTCGTCAGCAGTCGGGAGTTCCTGCAACAACTTATGGAGAGGGTCACCGAGACCCAGATCTGTGAGCAGCACGGTGCGTACGGTATGGCGCTCATCGGCATCGGCAGCTTCACTGAAGCTCTCCTCCTCGACGTCCTCATACACAGAGATCCGAGCCTGCAACGGGGCTTCCCTCAAGGGGAGAGGCGTGTTGCCCCTGAACGAGCTAGCTTCGCCCTGCTGCTGGACACCGCGCGCACCCGAGGGTGGATCCAGATGGACGCCCACGACTTCATGGCGATCGTCCGTGAGTACCGAAACTTCGTGCACCTTCGCAAACAACGCGAACGTGGCGTCATCCCGGACCGCGACACCGTCGGCATGTGCTGGGGGCCAGTCCTCGCGGTGCTCAACGACCTTGAGACCACCCGAGAGCCCACTGCCGTGTGATCACGCCCGTCACCCACGTCGTCCGCTCTTCTTCGCATGCTTCGCCCCGCCGAGGACGACGCAATGTAGCGTCCCAGCTGGTCCGTGGCTGGTCCGTGGCTGGTCCGGGGCGCGCGCAGATTCGCGGCGAACGAGTTCGGAAGCTTACTGATAGTCACGGATAGTGGCTTCGGGCTGTGGGTGCCTGGAAGGGTAAAGCTCTCTCCAGGCGCCCAGCTTGAGGCTCTAGAAGAACCCCAGCTCCTTCGGGGAGTAGCTCACCAGCAGGTTCTTGGTCCGCTGGTTGTACAGCAGCTGCATCTACGCTGACCTGGGAAATTGGCAGTTTGCATGGCCCGTTGGCGAGGGCTGGTCCGGAGTGGGTCCGGATCTTGGTCCGCGCGGTCGTCGGGCGGGGAGGGCTGGGGAGAGGTGGGAAGGTCTGGGAGTGATCGGCACTGGACGGGCCATCAGCCGGGTTTGCCACGCATTGAGTTGGTCCGCCGCTGTACCGTCAGCCCTTCTACGGTCGGTGGTCATCACAGAGTCATCCGGCCGCGTAGAAGCGCGCGGGTGCTCCGCATGGACTGACCCCGGCCCCGCACTTCCCGCGGTATACGACCGGCGATGCCGCTGTCACCGGGGAAGCCCTTCCCGGTTGGGGCTGTGGCGAGCGGGGTGCCGAGATGTACGGGAGCGATACGGCCTCGTGGTCTGCCGCGGCGGGGGGCCGGACGCGACACGTCGGGTCGCCGTCCACCATGGGGTACTGCACCTGCCGTTGCCTTGGCATGACGGCGGACGGTTGGTCCGATGTTGCGTCGAGGTACGCAGTGTGATCGGTAGTAGGGGTCCAGAATTCAAAGGCGGTCCGCTTCACCTTGACGATCGCCCGTACATAGAGACCAGAGGCGGCGTCTCGGATGAACTCGTCGAAGGGGCGTTCCGCAGGCCGGGTTGTTGGATGCCAGCCTCCGCATTTGCCGCTCCGCTTCTTCGGGCACGGCCCCGGGAATCGTTCGTTGCACTTGGCGAGTTCGATGCGCCGGATGCCACCGCGAAACGGAATAGGAGAATCCCGCTTCATGATCACCTTCAGGGGAACGCGGTCGGTACGCAACCACGGCACCGTCGTATCCCGCGCCATCTCCTGGCTGTCCGTCTGCCAGGCGTCCAGAACGCCCGCTCGTCGGGCCGCCACGTCTCGGGCCTGAATCTCGCGCGGGTTTCGCGAAGACAGCTGCGACTCGAAGCCAAGGAGCACCCCGTCCGTGCCGCGGATCAGGACATCGCTGCGCGCCGCGCGGTCCTTGCTTGATCGTTCCTGGGCGGCAGTGTGCCCGCCTTCCTCGGCGGCCCGGACCGCCCGGTCCCCTGGCCCGCCCGGGGTCAAGACGCCATCAGGCAAGGGCCCAGCTCCCGGAACGCCAGCTACGCGGCCAGGAGCGCGTCGTCGGCCGCGGCCTTGATGGCGGAGCCGCCTTGGCCACTGCCCTGCAGGACGTCGTCTGCACGAGCCGGTATGGCCAGGCGGCGGGCGTGCAGGACCGGAGCACCTGGGCGGGCGGCGCCGTACTGTCCGACGCCGCGTCGTTGCCCCCTGGCTGCGGGTCAGCGGGCGCGCCGGCGCCGAAGGAGCGCCCACCTGGGCAGGAGAAGCAGTAGCAGGCTGTAGTACTGCAGCACGGGTACGGCGAGGGCGAGGACAAGAGCCAGGACCAGAGAGAGGGCGTTGAGATAGCTCTCGGTGTAGGACTCCTGGAGTTTGCCCGGTTCCTGATCGTCCTCGTCGAGCAACCCCGGGGTGGTTTTCAGGATCCTCAGCATCACCACCCGGCACGCCATGCCGGCCAGGAGGGTCGCGTAGTAGAAGCCCGCGACGAACCGGTTACGGCCGAAGGCGGCGATCATCTCCGTCGGCAGGGGGAGCACGACAACGGAGAGCAGCCACCCCATGTTCCACACCGTCAAGGAGCGGGTGACC includes:
- a CDS encoding pre-toxin TG domain-containing protein, which encodes MVQQIVSAALDLLPGVGDVKGIAEAITGTNSVTGEKMSGSERLIGSVILLRWMKAGKAAIKAEELTEAMKVEKATGKIDGWMSREAYRKVPDSLKGYETFNNKGVGYRWNDGKGNGVRIDKGETSNSQVYQQVDHVVINSGGKIIGRSGKPIAGSIKENAREAHIPVTEWIKWKEWNKP
- a CDS encoding IS701 family transposase, which gives rise to MGGDLADVRVWAGELDAVHERFVHRFSRTEPRESALAYMRGLIAPLERKNGWTLAEQAGHAAPDRIHRLLNRIEWEADEVLDDVRDYVVENLGDREAVLIVDDTGFLKKGTRSAGVQRQYSGTAGRTENCQVGVFLAYAAGGGRTLIDRRLYLPASWTDDRERCRRAGIDDEVGFETKVVMAKKMVRRAIADKIPFRWVTADAAYGFSKGWRSELEQADVFHVMATTRHDTVVTRWALDHPVQDLFTGLPRQKWKRRSCGRGAHGPRVFDWARVEVRPWHREGRRHWVLARRSVRRPEELSYYIAYCPSGATLDELIHIAGSRWAVEECFQTAKQECGLDDYQVRRYPGWHRHITLAIAAHACLTVLRARDLDAGKAETDPPSSSTSASPRSDA
- a CDS encoding AAA domain-containing protein, translated to MDEHVGPVRRRAVEVCAQQWSDALIDFGPYNTLLHFKDTKRATLDVTDAAPQALTSLLNGRTTRLASLFPASADHKAAWARARGLRRKMVELAEEQGIEAGRLALGLVGVEPPTTRGSRPLAALRAPLLLQPLTIEPRTATENDFVLEAAGEAEINPVLLYALSRQYGLDGDLEALTDKITNAVDECADLDDRTRCAYEVLQTACTRSNLTVVLEERVVAGVFSFDRLPMVNDLAQSVDLLASHPVVAALANDKEAERALRVDAVPRGPSGADAITPRSEYLVRDADGSQHRAISAALAGAHLVIEGPPGTGKSQTIANLIAAFAALGKRTLFVAEKRAAIEAVTDNLAEVDLDGLVFDLHGNKLSRRQTAQQLYEALERAGQEPPPRPDDLHRSLEGHRQQALQHVQEFHQPLEPWEISPHQLLTHLMASPREQHTRLRLRDSDLHSLHGDQLIQTANDLRALVAKNGLLVRRGSSPWSHLPVRSDSELHSVVASLDQLTGRALTDARCTVEKLVDTAGLRRADDVQGWQSLLTLLHDVTTTLSRFEASVFDSDLNNMIAATADRAWRKEHALKVGWWQRRKLTGRARGLAKDGCRTRSLLHAALMDAADQKTQWQEQAAAGDSSPWAVPGLSSAVASFTEARNQLAAIALCVDWHGWENTSTGEVDRFIQSLDQDRETLLRMPELNQLTDRLESAGLGHLLDELAEMGTTPDSAVGTLNHLWWASVLDEARMQQPYLRSFTGTEHDHTIQQFQRLDRTHRDLNPARIRYQVATRLRKARDTHPDQNTLVRTQAHRKSRHLALRRLVEKAPDVLMAAKPCWAMSPLVVSRVLPATRLFDVVIFDEASQVLPHDAITSIMRARQVIVAGDPHQLPPTTFFQKLLSGAEENTDDEDSGGAAPDAFESLLDMLCSRLPVHTLKWHYRSRDERLIAFANHTIYNDRLVTFPGTTQASPLRLDIVDAQVRPGQSGSSDEEVQRVVDLALAHATHTPHQSLGVITMGQRHADRIDLALRQALQEHPDLQDYFSPEAGPRRRFFAKSLEQVQGDERDAIILSIGYGKAANGRLAMNFGPLNNDGGERRLNVAITRARQSMTVVTSFTHHDFDLSKLLATRHRGPEMLRAFLEYASHGGDLQRTGSARTDWNLNGFEQQILAALEAADVPVTPQWGVSGYRIDFALGHPERPGRMILAVETDGDRYHRAPSARDRDRLRQEHLQRLGWRFHRIWASSWFANPSAELERLLDAWRDATERADRTPASAPIHRVPASPPAVGRGARPAVPQGGRTGDYSDTDLLMLANWLLSDGNQLDRDTRVGQALAELGFKRRGRVITERLTRAFEQAQHSADKEQQ
- a CDS encoding IS481 family transposase — its product is MSHRNARLTIHGRRLLVERVRCGRPVAHVAAEMGISRPTAHKWMRRWLAEGDVGLQDRSSRPHRTPHRTAPDLEDRVCTLRQTRKLGPARIGPILGLPASTVHRVLTRRGLHRLAWLDRPTGEPIRRYERARPGEMIHVDIKKLGNIPDGGGWRTVGRTAGAHNKQATTDQRKGRKPVIGYSYIHSAVDDHSRLAYSEVLVDERKETASAFWCRAQAFFASHGITVERVLTDNGSCYKSKLFTRTLTAVGIAHKRIRPYRPQTNGKVERFNRTLLDEWAYSRPYTSNTERTEALAGFLHTYNHHRSHTALGGKPPISRVNNAPGQYT
- a CDS encoding SCO4402 family protein, translating into MSGDIVKFPEMRQEIISAVKALSDSDYQQRVWIDRIYPHADFFDDFTLNVNTLYDDTTVLDNPAAALGQTLADAAEVEVMQCLADRLDEILDAIGRDADDIAFLQSPLWSGVVTAAQEALRVLGH